A genomic segment from Janthinobacterium sp. 64 encodes:
- a CDS encoding NADP-dependent oxidoreductase, translating into MQALQLTKYGSPDHVAFAELPRPTPGPGELLVRVHAVGLNPIDNLIPKGDFKPILKTRLPATMGSDLAGVVVEVGSGVTRFTVGDAVYASIFDTPYGSLAEFAVVPEQAAALKPANLDFVQAASIPMVGLTAWQAMQERMQLQPGQKVFIPAGSGGIGTFAIQLARHLGARVGTTTSTANVELVRSLGADEVIDYKQQPFEDVLRDYDAVLGTLRGDGLEKAMRIVKTGSRVVSLVGPPDAAFARARGMHVVLKLVFALLSRKIIGLARRRGASYAFHFVRPDGSQLAQIAALLDAGSIRPVIDRVFPFLEAKQALAYLAQGRARGKVVVRMPVP; encoded by the coding sequence ATGCAAGCATTGCAATTGACAAAATACGGCAGCCCCGATCACGTGGCGTTTGCCGAACTGCCCCGCCCCACGCCCGGCCCCGGCGAACTGCTGGTGCGGGTGCACGCCGTGGGCCTGAACCCCATCGACAACCTGATTCCCAAGGGCGACTTCAAGCCTATCTTGAAAACGCGCTTGCCGGCCACCATGGGCAGCGACTTGGCCGGCGTGGTGGTGGAAGTCGGCAGCGGTGTCACGCGTTTTACAGTAGGCGACGCCGTGTATGCGAGCATTTTCGACACGCCATACGGCAGCCTGGCCGAATTTGCCGTCGTGCCGGAGCAGGCGGCCGCGCTGAAACCGGCCAACCTCGATTTCGTGCAGGCGGCGTCGATACCGATGGTGGGCTTGACGGCGTGGCAAGCCATGCAGGAACGCATGCAGCTGCAGCCGGGGCAGAAAGTGTTCATCCCGGCCGGTTCCGGCGGCATCGGCACGTTCGCCATCCAGTTGGCCAGGCACCTGGGCGCCCGCGTGGGCACCACCACCAGCACGGCGAACGTGGAACTGGTGCGCAGCCTGGGCGCCGACGAAGTCATCGACTACAAGCAACAGCCGTTCGAAGACGTGCTGCGCGACTACGACGCCGTGCTGGGCACGCTGCGCGGCGACGGCCTGGAAAAGGCCATGCGCATCGTCAAGACCGGCAGCCGCGTCGTCTCGCTGGTCGGTCCGCCGGACGCCGCCTTTGCCCGCGCGCGCGGCATGCACGTGGTGCTGAAACTGGTGTTCGCTTTGCTCAGCCGTAAGATCATCGGCCTGGCGCGGCGGCGCGGCGCCAGCTATGCCTTCCACTTCGTGCGTCCCGACGGCAGCCAGCTGGCGCAGATCGCCGCTTTGCTCGACGCGGGAAGCATCCGGCCCGTCATCGACCGGGTGTTTCCTTTTCTTGAGGCGAAACAGGCGCTGGCCTACCTGGCGCAGGGCCGCGCACGGGGCAAGGTGGTGGTGCGGATGCCCGTTCCCTGA
- a CDS encoding ABC transporter substrate-binding protein, which translates to MRFFPRFFPECCWFAITVAAGVVHAAEPGVSDTQIRLGMVNAQTGAASGLGKAMLDGATAVFQEANQRGGIHGRSIELVVADDGYDPDRAISETLRLVEEKQVFALFGNVGTPTTNAVIPIVQEMRVPLVGAFTGAMTLRRPVVHEIINFRASYDDESDALVQYFVSRGVKRFGVLYQDDGFGNAVLDGTVGALQRRGMELVAKGSFQRGTTAVKAGLAALIGHDLQAVIMAGPYTPVAAFVREAREAGLKAALATVSFVGTDSLLQLLGTDGNNILISQVVPLPGERTLPIAAECAGLLAKHVPAARLSFVSFEGCISATLMVAALRRAGADLTRERLVRSFETFDRLDLGGLRVTLRPDNHQASTAVFLTRIADGKIVAADLAPGAK; encoded by the coding sequence ATGCGCTTTTTTCCGCGCTTTTTTCCGGAATGCTGCTGGTTCGCTATCACCGTCGCGGCCGGCGTAGTGCATGCCGCCGAACCGGGCGTAAGCGATACGCAGATCCGGCTCGGCATGGTCAATGCCCAGACCGGGGCGGCCTCGGGGCTGGGAAAAGCCATGCTCGACGGCGCGACGGCCGTGTTCCAGGAAGCCAACCAGCGCGGCGGCATCCATGGCCGCAGCATCGAGCTGGTGGTCGCCGACGACGGCTACGATCCGGACCGCGCCATCAGCGAAACACTCAGGCTGGTCGAGGAAAAACAGGTATTTGCCCTGTTCGGCAACGTGGGCACGCCCACCACCAACGCCGTCATCCCGATCGTCCAGGAAATGCGGGTGCCGCTGGTGGGCGCGTTTACGGGCGCGATGACCTTGCGCCGCCCCGTGGTGCATGAAATCATCAACTTCCGCGCCAGTTATGACGATGAGTCCGATGCCCTGGTGCAGTATTTTGTCAGCCGCGGCGTCAAGCGCTTCGGTGTGCTGTACCAGGACGACGGTTTCGGCAATGCCGTGCTCGACGGCACCGTGGGCGCCCTGCAACGGCGCGGCATGGAACTCGTCGCCAAGGGTTCATTCCAGCGCGGCACCACGGCCGTCAAGGCGGGACTGGCGGCCCTGATCGGGCACGACTTGCAGGCGGTCATCATGGCCGGCCCCTACACCCCGGTGGCGGCATTCGTGCGCGAAGCACGCGAGGCCGGGCTGAAAGCGGCGCTGGCCACGGTGTCCTTTGTCGGCACGGACAGCCTGCTGCAACTGCTGGGCACGGACGGCAACAACATCCTGATCTCGCAGGTGGTGCCCCTGCCCGGGGAACGCACGCTGCCCATCGCCGCCGAATGCGCCGGCCTGCTGGCCAAACATGTGCCGGCGGCCAGGCTGTCGTTCGTCAGTTTCGAGGGCTGCATCTCGGCCACGCTGATGGTGGCGGCGCTGCGCCGCGCGGGCGCGGACCTCACGCGCGAGCGCCTGGTCCGGAGCTTCGAAACGTTCGACCGGCTCGATCTGGGCGGCTTGCGGGTGACGCTGCGGCCCGACAATCACCAGGCGTCGACGGCCGTTTTCCTGACCCGCATCGCCGACGGCAAGATCGTTGCGGCCGACCTGGCGCCTGGCGCGAAGTGA